CCGACCCGGACTGCGACCGTGTGGGCGTGGTCGGACGCAACGCAGAGGGCGAGTTCGTGGTCTTTACCGGTAACCAGACCGGCGCGCTGCTGGTGGACTATTTCCTCAAGACCCGCACCGGGCTGCCCGACAACAAGGTGGTCATCAAGACCATTGTGACCAGCGAGCTGGGCGGTATCGTGGCCAAATCCCACGGGGCTGAGGTGGTGGATGTGCTCACCGGCTTTAAATACATCGGCGAACACATGACAGAATACGAGGCGACCGGCGAAAAGACCTTTGCCTTTGGCTATGAGGAAAGCTATGGCTACCTGGCAGGCAACTACGCCCGCGATAAGGACGCTGTGCTGGCCTCCGCGCTGGTCTGCGAGATGGCGGATTACTATAAAAAACAGGGGATGACCCTGTACGATGCCCTGGAAGGACTGTACCAGAAATTCGGCTACTTTATTGAGGGCATCCAGTCCATGACGCTGGAGGGCATCGAGGGCAAAAAACAGATCGCAAACATCATGGAAAAATTCCGCGCCAACCATTTCAACACCTTTGCGGATGAAAAGCTGGTGACCTACAATGACTACCAGTCTAAGGAAAGCCTGGATCTGGCGGGCGGCGAAAAATCCGCCATTGACCTGCCAAAATCCAACGTGCTCAAATTTGTCTTTAACGAAAATTCATGGTACGCCCTGAGACCTTCGGGCACTGAGCCGAAGCTGAAGGTTTACTACTCTGTGACCGGCAGGAGCCGCGAGAGCGCAGAGGAAAAAATGGAAATTCTGAGAAAAGCGGTTAATGAAATCATCGAGGCCTGATCCTTCACCAAACCGGAGGACAGAGCAGCCCCCGGAATCCTGAACACGATGTTTTCGGGATTTCGGGAGGCTTGTTTAAGGAATAGGAGTAAAAAATGAAATATGAAATTATTGGCGATACCCTGCCGGTTGTAGAGCTTGAGCTGGACCGGGGTGAGCAGATTTATACAGAGTCCGGCGGCATGTCCTGGATGGACCCCTGTTTTGATATGGAAACCAGCACCAGAGGCGGTGCGCTGAAAGCCATTAAGAGGAGCTTCAGCGGCAATTCGCTATTCCTGACCACCTACACCTGTACGGGCGACAAGGGAAAGATCGCCTTTGCGTCGTCCTTCCCGGGCAACATCCGGGCAGTGCATCTGGAGGCGGGACAGTCCATCATCTGTGCCAAAACAGCTTTTTTGGCGGCTGAGGAATCTGTAGATTTCTCAATTTTCTTTAAGAAGAGTGTCAAGACCGGCGTTTTTGGCGGCGCAGGCTTTATCCTCCAGAAGCTCACAGGGCCTGGGCTGGTGTTCCTTGAGCTCAATGGCAGCACCATTGAGTACAACCTTGAGGAAGGGCAGACCATCAATGTGGATCAGGGACACATCGCTGTGTTCCAGGAAAAGGTGCACTTTGACGTCACCCAGGTAAAAGGCGCTAAAAACATCCTGTTCAGCGGCGAGGGCCTGTTCTTTGCCACACTGACCGGCCCGGGGCGGGTTGTGCTTCAGAGCATGCCAGTGGACAAGCTGGCCAAAGCCCTGATCCCCTATATGCCGACCAGCACCAGCAGCTGAGGCTGAAAAGATAAGAATCCATTCCCGCAAAGGGGTGGATTTTTTTGTTTTTATCCGGGCGGTGTGGTAAAATGAAGTAAATGAAGGAAAGGAAAAATGTGCGGAAATGAGAGAAATGGTGGTTATAGGAACAGGCCTTGCTGGCAGAGTGATCGCGGACGCTTTGAGAGGGCCTGAGGTCACCTTGGCAGGCTTCCTGAGTGCGGACCTGCCCCCGGACGGCTGGCCCTATCCGGTGCTGGGAGCACCGGAGGATGCCCCAGGCCTTTCCAGGGATGGCAGGGGCTTTATTGTGGCAGCGGACAGCCTGAAAGACCGCGAGGCTGTGGTCAGGGCTTTTCCGGAGCTCGGCTATCAGGCGGTAATCCATCCGGCGGCCCATGTGGCAGCGGACGCGGTGGTAGAGCCCGGCGCCTATATCGGAGCCGGCGCTGTTGTGGGGACTGGCGCGTCGATCGGTGCTCACAGCGTCATCGGAGAGGGCAGTATCGTCGGGGCTCTGAGCCGGATCGAGCCCTATTGTGAGCTGCTGGCCCGGGTCAATATCGGCCATGAGGTTACAGTGAAGGACCACACCTTTATCGGTCACAGCGCCACGCTCAAGGATAAGATTACCATTGCCGCAGGTACGGTGATTCAAACGGGCGAGATTGTGGTAAAAGATATGGTGATGAAAATGGTCTACAAACGCGGGGCTTGGATTTATAAAGAGAATGAAGTGCCGAAGGAATGAGAGCAGATAAAATGAAAAGGGCGGAGCTCGTCATCAGCGCTTGCCTGGCCGGGGAGGCCTGCCGTTACGACGGCCGGGACAACCTGGTGCCCGAGCTCAGGGCGCTGGTGGAGGAAGGAAAGGCAGTGACCATTTGTCCGGAATGCCTGGGCGGACTGGAAATTCCCCGAAAACCCTGTGAAATTAGGGTAGTCAAAGGGGAAAGGAAAGTGTATAATGTAAAAAATGAAGATTTAACGAACGCCTTTAAAAAAGGGGCGGAAAAAGCGTTATCCCTTGCCAGGAATGCGGGCGCGCGGCTGGCGGTGCTCAAGGCAAAGAGCCCCTCCTGCGGGTGCGGCTGTGTCTATGACGGCAGTTTCCATAAACGGCTGGTGCCTGGAAATGGCATAACAGCGGAGCTGTTCCTGCAAAACGGCCTGACGGTCATGACAGAGCAGGAGTGGCTGACGCAAAAATTTAAGGAGGAATCCATTATGGAGAAAAAGATTAATTTAGGCATTGTATTCGGTGGACAGTCTGGCGAACATGAGGTGTCACGCGCCTCGGCCTGCAATGTCATTGAAGTGATTGACAAAGAAAAATACGATATTACCCTGATCGGCATCACCAAAAACGGTGACTGGAAGGTCTACACCGGGGACTATAAAAACATTAAGGACGGCTCCTGGGAGCAGGATACGGACAAAATCCACGCGGATTTTTCCATTTTCCACGATCCCATTATCCAGGATGTGGATGTGTTCTTCCCCGTGCTTCACGGACCAATGGGCGAGGACGGCACCATCCAGGGCCTCTTTGAGCTGATGAACAAGCCTTATGTGGGCTGCGGTGTGCTGGCTTCCGCTGCTGGCATGGACAAGGTGGCCTCCAAAATGCTTTTTGAGAGCGCTGGCATCCCAGTGGGCCCATATGTTTACTTCAAACGCAGAGACTGGGAAAAGGATCCGGACCGCATCATCGATGACATCGCAGGCCGGGGCTTCCCGGTATTTATCAAGCCCTCCAACATGGGCTCCAGCGTCGGCATCAGCAAGGCGCATAATAGGGAAGAATTCATCGACGGCGTCAACGAAGCGCTCCGTTACGATCATAAAATCGTGGTTGAAGGCTTCCTGAACGCACGGGAAATTGAATGTGCGGTTCTGGAAGAAAACGGTGAGATCAAAGCAGCGATTCCTGGCGAAGTGGTCGCCTCCAAGGAATTTTACGATTATGAAGCAAAATACAGCGACAACCAGGACTCCAAAATCGTGATCCCTGCACAGATCAGCGACGCTTTGCTCGAGAAAATCCGCGAATACGCCATCAAGGCCTTTGAGGTGATTGACGGCAGCAGCCTCAGCCGTGTAGATTTCTTTGTGACCCGCGCGACCTACAACATTTATATCAATGAAATCAACACCATGCCAGGCTTTACCAATATCAGCATGTACCCGAAAATGTGGGAGAACATGGGCGTTTCTTACGCTGAGCTGGTTGAAAAGCTGATCCAGGGCGCTGCGGTTAAGCGTGTCAACAACTAATTGCAGATTATTTAAGAAAATCCTTGAAAAATAAAGCCATAAATGATTTAATAGAGACACTAAAGTTAAAAGTGTACAAAGCGCGAAGCAAGGTGCCTCCGGGTAGCGGCTTCCTGCTGTGCAGCAGCCTGAAAAGTTTGTAACGATTCGGAGGTGATTGTTGTGACAGATGATGAAAGAAAAAAAGTATGGCTTTCGATTACTGGAATCGTGAGCGATCAGCACCGTAGTGAGGATAAGATGGAGTTTTCAACCGAAGGCGATATGTATAAGGAAAAAAACATCTCTTGTCTGACCTATAAAGAATCTGAGGTCTCCGGCATGGAGGGCACCACCACCACTGTGAAGGTGGAGGGCGGTAAGATTTCCGTGATCCGCCTGGGCTCAGTAAACTCACTCATGGAATTTGAAGAGGGCAAGCGCAATGTGACGCTCTATTCCACCCCCTATGGTGACATTGCCATGGGCATCTTTACCAAGGGTGTGAACATTGCCTACAACGACCGGAAGGACCCGGTCAATGTCAAGGTCGATTATGCCATCGAGGTTGAGGGAATGACCAATACAGAAAATACGCTGGACATTCGGATCAGTAATTATAAAAACTAAGAAAAAAGGGCGAACGCTGTTCGCCCTTTCTAGTTGATAGTTTATTATGGATAATGGATAGTTAAGGTACAAATTTGCCAAGCAATTTTGTACCATAACTATACACTGTCAACTATCAACTATTCATTGAATTTTGGAGGCTATTATGTATATCAGAGAAAAAATTGAAAACCAAATAAAGGCGCTCATTGCGGCATCTGTGGACGCTGCCATGGAAGCCGGCGACTTCTCTGTCGAAGCGCTGCCGGAGATTTATCTGGAGGTGCCCCGCGAGAAGGAACACGGCGAATACGCCACCAATATTGCCATGCAGCTGCCAAAGCAGGCTCACAAAGCGCCGCGTGTGATTGCTGAGAGCATTGTGCGCCATATGGACATTGACAACTCCTACGTGGAGGTCGTTGAGATTGCCGGACCGGGCTTTATCAACTTTAAGCTCAAGTCCGACTGGGTGTATGAGGTGCTGCTGGAAATTGAAACCATGCAGGAAAACTACGGGAAAACCGGAGGCAACGCCGGAAAAAGATACAACCTTGAGTTCATATCTGCCAATCCGACAGGCCCAATGCACATGGGGAACGCCCGCGGCGGTGCTATCGGGGATATTCTCGCCGCCATTGCAGAGTGGACGGGCTATGATGTGACCCGCGAGTTCTACGTCAACGACGCTGGCAACCAGATCGCCAAGTTCGGGGATTCACTGGACGCGCGTTTCCGCCAGCTCATGGGCGAGGACATTCCTTTCCCGGAGGACGGCTATCAGGGCAATGACATCCGTGTGCACATGGAGGAATTCATCGACCAGGAGGGTGGCGCAGAAGCCTGCAAAAAATATCTGGCCATGGACGAGACTGAGC
The DNA window shown above is from Eubacterium limosum and carries:
- a CDS encoding TIGR00266 family protein, whose amino-acid sequence is MKYEIIGDTLPVVELELDRGEQIYTESGGMSWMDPCFDMETSTRGGALKAIKRSFSGNSLFLTTYTCTGDKGKIAFASSFPGNIRAVHLEAGQSIICAKTAFLAAEESVDFSIFFKKSVKTGVFGGAGFILQKLTGPGLVFLELNGSTIEYNLEEGQTINVDQGHIAVFQEKVHFDVTQVKGAKNILFSGEGLFFATLTGPGRVVLQSMPVDKLAKALIPYMPTSTSS
- a CDS encoding D-alanine--D-alanine ligase produces the protein MKRAELVISACLAGEACRYDGRDNLVPELRALVEEGKAVTICPECLGGLEIPRKPCEIRVVKGERKVYNVKNEDLTNAFKKGAEKALSLARNAGARLAVLKAKSPSCGCGCVYDGSFHKRLVPGNGITAELFLQNGLTVMTEQEWLTQKFKEESIMEKKINLGIVFGGQSGEHEVSRASACNVIEVIDKEKYDITLIGITKNGDWKVYTGDYKNIKDGSWEQDTDKIHADFSIFHDPIIQDVDVFFPVLHGPMGEDGTIQGLFELMNKPYVGCGVLASAAGMDKVASKMLFESAGIPVGPYVYFKRRDWEKDPDRIIDDIAGRGFPVFIKPSNMGSSVGISKAHNREEFIDGVNEALRYDHKIVVEGFLNAREIECAVLEENGEIKAAIPGEVVASKEFYDYEAKYSDNQDSKIVIPAQISDALLEKIREYAIKAFEVIDGSSLSRVDFFVTRATYNIYINEINTMPGFTNISMYPKMWENMGVSYAELVEKLIQGAAVKRVNN
- a CDS encoding DUF1934 domain-containing protein, which gives rise to MTDDERKKVWLSITGIVSDQHRSEDKMEFSTEGDMYKEKNISCLTYKESEVSGMEGTTTTVKVEGGKISVIRLGSVNSLMEFEEGKRNVTLYSTPYGDIAMGIFTKGVNIAYNDRKDPVNVKVDYAIEVEGMTNTENTLDIRISNYKN